From one Vibrio ponticus genomic stretch:
- a CDS encoding ParA family protein, with translation MKSIAFFNNKGGVGKTTLLCNLAASLSMKFDKKVLVIDADPQCNASAYLLPEENLEKILMDEKHYSVDAFYEPIRRGRGYPAEVPSVVRSERFSVDLIVGDPKLSIREDLIATDWASTRNGDPRGFQTTYAFKELVSRFDNYDYVLIDMGPSLGALNRSVLLAADYFLMPLSVDIFSMMAVENIIKSLTTWKSSLEDAIQRHTREEGYSFQIANADVNWNLSFAGYVVQQYRAKKKEGVRQAVGAFERIIDRQKTELKELSSFFDIPHEYTDLGEVPTLSSVVPLSQQAHAPIFDLGSKDGVVGAQYTRVSEASEFFHNISNKLIERLEQ, from the coding sequence TTGAAATCTATAGCTTTCTTTAATAACAAAGGTGGGGTTGGAAAAACGACACTACTTTGTAATCTTGCAGCATCACTATCTATGAAGTTTGATAAAAAAGTACTTGTCATTGATGCAGATCCACAATGTAACGCTTCAGCTTATTTGTTGCCCGAAGAAAATCTAGAGAAAATTCTAATGGATGAAAAGCATTATAGTGTCGATGCTTTTTATGAACCTATTAGACGTGGGCGCGGTTATCCTGCAGAAGTCCCATCTGTAGTTAGGAGTGAGAGGTTTTCTGTCGATTTAATCGTAGGTGATCCTAAGCTTTCGATTCGTGAAGATTTGATCGCTACCGATTGGGCTTCGACTAGAAATGGAGATCCCCGAGGGTTTCAAACAACATATGCATTCAAAGAACTGGTATCCCGCTTTGATAACTATGACTATGTTCTTATAGATATGGGACCATCCTTAGGTGCCCTTAACCGCTCTGTACTCCTTGCTGCAGACTATTTTTTAATGCCATTATCAGTTGATATATTTTCAATGATGGCTGTCGAAAACATAATCAAGTCACTAACAACTTGGAAATCATCACTCGAAGATGCTATTCAAAGGCATACTCGTGAAGAAGGATACAGTTTTCAAATAGCTAATGCAGATGTGAATTGGAACTTAAGTTTCGCTGGTTACGTTGTACAGCAGTATCGAGCTAAGAAAAAAGAAGGTGTAAGACAAGCTGTAGGGGCTTTTGAAAGAATAATTGATAGACAAAAAACCGAATTAAAAGAACTTAGTTCATTTTTTGATATTCCCCATGAATATACAGATCTAGGTGAAGTACCTACTCTTTCTAGTGTGGTTCCTTTGTCACAACAGGCCCACGCTCCAATTTTTGATTTAGGCTCCAAGGATGGCGTTGTAGGCGCTCAATATACTCGTGTTTCTGAAGCATCTGAATTTTTCCATAACATTTCTAATAAATTGATTGAAAGGTTAGAGCAATGA
- a CDS encoding ParB family protein: MAKKRGGSPLGNAPGAVAAQQSAAKANVDSLAKQLTNELAKSGQDAAAYLQQQFGLTAVGQSMVWQLASGDTATFNEVTLSYEQVRDTTLVTFDVNGRDQSMLTAESLQDLNSLEFQQFYPAVGREVDGKIDVLDGSRRRAWFLLQQGRVKEFRLLVTQDTISIADAKALAKQLQTAKEHNLREIGLQCLAIQKSEQGVTQAEIASRLALSQAGVSKAMKAASIDETLIQLFPVVNALSHPDYALLDKVMKACGEPKQLASFVQKTEKNLVNIQAEYPLEDQKDAIITLIKSELKIAEAKQEKDKAQVTALAQFDSKGMFARKKVKGRNFSYEFGRLSKEVQAELDKAIAAVLSKHQ, encoded by the coding sequence ATGGCGAAAAAACGTGGCGGCAGCCCATTAGGAAATGCACCCGGTGCCGTAGCAGCGCAACAATCTGCCGCGAAAGCGAACGTAGATTCATTAGCTAAACAGCTAACCAACGAGCTTGCCAAATCTGGCCAAGATGCGGCGGCGTATCTGCAGCAACAATTTGGTCTCACTGCCGTCGGTCAAAGCATGGTATGGCAGCTTGCATCCGGTGACACTGCAACGTTCAACGAAGTGACGCTCTCTTATGAACAAGTGCGCGACACTACCTTGGTGACGTTTGATGTTAACGGTCGCGATCAATCCATGTTAACCGCAGAGTCACTGCAAGATTTGAACTCACTAGAGTTCCAACAGTTCTATCCTGCCGTTGGTCGTGAAGTCGACGGTAAAATCGATGTTCTGGACGGCTCACGCCGCCGTGCGTGGTTCTTACTGCAACAAGGACGCGTAAAAGAATTTCGTCTGCTGGTTACCCAAGACACGATTTCCATTGCCGATGCCAAAGCGCTGGCAAAACAACTGCAAACCGCCAAAGAGCACAACTTGCGTGAGATCGGCTTGCAATGCCTTGCCATTCAGAAGAGCGAACAAGGAGTGACACAAGCTGAAATCGCCAGTCGACTTGCACTAAGCCAAGCCGGCGTCAGTAAAGCGATGAAAGCCGCTTCCATTGACGAGACGTTGATTCAGCTTTTCCCGGTGGTTAACGCCCTTTCACATCCAGACTACGCATTACTGGATAAGGTGATGAAAGCCTGTGGCGAGCCAAAACAGTTGGCGAGTTTCGTGCAGAAAACTGAGAAAAATCTTGTCAATATTCAGGCTGAATATCCGCTCGAAGATCAGAAAGACGCCATCATTACGTTAATCAAATCTGAGCTTAAAATCGCTGAAGCGAAACAAGAGAAGGACAAGGCGCAAGTGACTGCCCTCGCCCAGTTTGACAGCAAAGGCATGTTCGCACGCAAGAAGGTCAAAGGTCGTAATTTCTCGTATGAGTTCGGGCGTTTGTCCAAAGAGGTTCAAGCTGAGTTGGATAAAGCTATCGCTGCTGTGTTAAGTAAACACCAATAA
- a CDS encoding ParA family protein, with protein MDTQHTTQDFQHLKQGADDYIKRRNLRLLANHRKELRNFTRAEASAYLGIDAKTLDKYVSAAEIDPRRHEDSQWSIDIAEMYRVRALLPESLRKEPKFVRNDKQQTQVIVIQNQKGGVGKTVSAATIASGLATEFHQEYRIGLIDMDGQATLSMYYAPEAEQEGNLSVGDLMMRNFDLDEGETFEQVVREAFLETTIPNLRILPAAQSDRAMEGWFHEQVFSHQLPSPYSLLSDIIESVKDEFDILIIDTPPSLGYATFNAYFAATSVVFPLSITENDIDATCSYFSYIPQVWALLENANHPGYDFMKILLTNHRDSSTTTELMNSLYDYFGPYLYSKEFKHSEAIRQASSLLSTVFDMSKSEYPKSKATFQSAQQNGYEVTSQILRDIVNVWREQEQA; from the coding sequence ATGGACACCCAACACACCACTCAGGATTTTCAACACCTTAAACAAGGTGCGGATGACTACATTAAACGTCGTAACCTGCGTTTGCTTGCGAACCACCGTAAAGAGCTGCGTAACTTTACCCGCGCAGAAGCGTCGGCTTATCTTGGCATTGATGCAAAAACGCTAGACAAATACGTCTCAGCGGCAGAAATCGACCCGCGCCGTCACGAAGACTCACAATGGTCGATCGACATTGCGGAAATGTATCGTGTGCGCGCTTTACTGCCAGAGTCTTTACGTAAAGAGCCTAAGTTCGTGCGTAATGACAAACAGCAAACACAAGTCATCGTGATCCAAAACCAAAAAGGTGGAGTGGGTAAAACCGTGTCAGCGGCAACCATCGCTTCCGGTCTGGCGACCGAATTTCATCAAGAATACCGCATTGGTCTGATTGATATGGATGGCCAGGCAACGTTATCGATGTACTACGCGCCAGAGGCCGAGCAAGAAGGTAACCTCTCGGTTGGCGATCTCATGATGCGCAACTTCGATCTTGATGAAGGAGAAACGTTCGAGCAGGTCGTTCGTGAAGCCTTTTTAGAAACCACCATTCCTAATCTTCGAATCCTACCGGCGGCGCAAAGTGACCGCGCGATGGAAGGTTGGTTTCACGAGCAGGTGTTTAGCCACCAACTGCCCTCGCCTTACTCACTACTGAGTGACATTATCGAGAGCGTAAAGGACGAGTTTGATATTCTGATCATTGATACGCCACCGTCTCTAGGTTACGCGACATTCAATGCTTACTTTGCGGCGACCTCAGTTGTCTTCCCATTGTCGATCACCGAAAACGACATCGACGCAACCTGTTCGTACTTTAGCTACATCCCGCAAGTATGGGCGCTGCTCGAAAACGCCAATCACCCAGGTTATGACTTTATGAAAATATTGCTCACTAACCACCGTGACAGCTCAACCACAACCGAGCTGATGAACAGTCTTTATGACTACTTTGGACCGTACTTGTACTCCAAAGAATTCAAACACAGTGAAGCGATCCGTCAGGCCTCTTCCCTACTTTCTACGGTATTCGATATGTCGAAAAGCGAGTACCCAAAGAGCAAAGCAACTTTCCAATCTGCGCAGCAAAATGGTTATGAAGTCACTAGTCAGATTCTACGCGACATCGTCAACGTTTGGCGTGAACAGGAGCAAGCATAA
- a CDS encoding GNAT family N-acetyltransferase, with product MNCVLDQNDFSALAELLATTDAVSVRSKEKISELLNQSSSSNTWFGYKIANKLCAAAHVTSDEFASGTWIVNFVVVRPDQQNRGIGKALLKYIEFKLRTGNHRRLLVHSYGKKEYSKYRHLCLRLGYICEGIVNDYYENGNDKITYSRVIAR from the coding sequence ATGAATTGTGTTTTGGACCAAAATGATTTCTCCGCGTTAGCTGAATTACTTGCTACTACTGATGCTGTCTCTGTTCGCAGCAAAGAGAAAATCTCAGAACTGCTCAATCAAAGCTCATCAAGCAACACATGGTTCGGCTACAAAATTGCCAATAAACTGTGTGCGGCGGCGCATGTCACCAGTGATGAATTTGCCAGTGGAACTTGGATTGTTAACTTTGTCGTCGTACGCCCAGATCAGCAAAATCGAGGGATCGGTAAGGCGCTACTCAAATACATCGAGTTTAAATTACGCACCGGAAATCATCGTCGCTTATTGGTGCATAGCTACGGCAAGAAAGAGTACAGCAAGTACCGTCATCTATGTTTACGCTTGGGTTATATCTGCGAAGGCATTGTCAACGATTACTATGAAAATGGTAATGACAAAATCACGTACAGTCGCGTTATCGCCCGCTAG
- a CDS encoding HAD family hydrolase: protein MEPTTSIRCVIFDCDGTLIDSERLCLQAICLTLEEIDIHVSYQWLKEEWQGTKIDIIFSSILGMHCQIEEVNLTALITRYREHCNQLFAQELEPIDGVMEVIQELDKRNIAYCIASNAPLEKMDITLNLTKLMPYFENKIFSAFEVGSWKPEPTLLLTALNTLGFTPEQALFIDDSPVGAEAGVRAGIRTLYFTHQQTNTTSLAGTHTITHLKECLAHLI from the coding sequence ATGGAACCCACAACCTCGATTCGTTGTGTCATTTTTGATTGTGACGGAACGTTAATTGATAGCGAAAGATTATGCTTACAGGCGATATGTCTGACTCTTGAAGAAATTGATATCCACGTCAGTTACCAATGGTTAAAAGAAGAGTGGCAAGGTACAAAGATCGACATCATTTTCAGTTCTATTCTCGGTATGCATTGCCAAATTGAAGAGGTCAATCTAACGGCACTGATCACGCGCTATCGTGAACATTGCAACCAACTTTTTGCTCAAGAACTCGAACCGATTGATGGGGTAATGGAAGTCATTCAAGAGCTCGATAAACGCAATATCGCCTATTGTATTGCTTCTAACGCACCACTTGAAAAGATGGACATTACTCTCAACCTAACCAAACTGATGCCTTATTTTGAAAATAAGATTTTTAGCGCATTTGAAGTTGGCAGTTGGAAACCTGAGCCAACACTATTGCTAACCGCACTCAACACGCTTGGGTTTACCCCCGAGCAAGCCCTATTTATTGATGACTCACCGGTCGGCGCAGAAGCAGGCGTTAGAGCAGGCATTCGCACACTCTACTTCACTCATCAACAAACAAACACCACTTCCCTGGCAGGAACTCACACAATTACTCATCTGAAAGAATGCTTAGCTCACCTTATTTAA
- a CDS encoding MurR/RpiR family transcriptional regulator, with protein MTPASTLNELQDQIRAKYTDLSKRLQQVAEYVLDNKSSVAFETVQVIAKQADVPPSTLIRFASAFGFNGFNEMKQVFRNHLLEETSNYTDRVKLLKEMDEDSHTPDNPIDILHEFARANTNAMQQLSSQTPADKLNEAVETLSKAKTIYVMGLGRSFSVASYLTYALRHLNKRAFLIDGLGGMFKEQLSMVDADDVVIAISFSPYAKDTTDISDSLAKSGTKQVIITDSPISPLASFSDVCFVVKEAKVDAFRSQAASLCLAQTLAVSLAFHEQK; from the coding sequence ATGACACCGGCCAGCACATTGAACGAACTGCAAGATCAGATTCGAGCTAAATACACAGATTTAAGTAAAAGACTTCAGCAAGTTGCCGAGTATGTACTTGATAATAAGAGCAGTGTGGCGTTTGAAACTGTACAAGTAATTGCAAAACAAGCCGATGTACCACCATCCACATTAATTCGATTTGCGAGTGCGTTTGGATTTAATGGTTTCAATGAAATGAAACAAGTTTTTCGCAATCACTTACTTGAAGAGACATCGAACTACACAGACCGAGTAAAATTACTCAAAGAGATGGACGAAGATAGTCATACGCCGGATAACCCTATCGATATCCTGCACGAGTTTGCACGTGCAAATACTAATGCGATGCAACAACTGTCATCTCAAACCCCTGCAGACAAACTCAATGAAGCAGTTGAAACATTGTCAAAAGCAAAAACGATTTATGTCATGGGGCTAGGTCGCTCTTTCAGCGTCGCATCTTACTTAACGTATGCGTTAAGACACCTCAACAAGAGAGCATTCTTAATAGATGGGTTAGGTGGCATGTTCAAAGAACAGTTAAGCATGGTAGATGCCGATGACGTCGTGATTGCTATCAGCTTCTCACCGTACGCCAAAGACACCACTGATATTAGCGACTCTTTAGCAAAATCAGGTACCAAACAAGTGATCATCACCGACAGCCCGATCAGCCCGCTCGCCTCATTCAGCGATGTGTGCTTTGTGGTAAAAGAAGCCAAAGTCGATGCTTTCCGCTCACAAGCCGCCTCTCTATGTCTCGCGCAAACGCTCGCGGTGTCGCTAGCGTTTCACGAACAAAAATAA
- a CDS encoding GntP family permease, which translates to MDLGIFGILLSLILLMYFAYKGMSVIWLAPILALVAALFSSGTYLMASYTEVFMSSAANYVKLYFPAFLLGAIFGKIMDVSGAAKTIARVITTKVGEQNAILAVVLAVTVLTYGGVSMFVVVFAVYPIAAQIFRDSNVPKRLIPGTIALGSFTYTMTALPGSPQIQNTIAMPFFGTTAYAAPVLGIIGSAIMFGLGMMWLKRQENRAQLAGEGFGGIVELEEEENESDTPSVISAFIPIIIVLGLNFLIVTFYYPNAHTAYLSQFGTTVQKVQGMWSLIIALTTAITVALVLFRKYIPDPRDAINEGGESSIMPIMNTAAAVGFGNVIKSLSSFEVVKEMVLSIPGSPLFSFALSTSLLAGITGSASGGLSIALDALGDVYIQQAQTLGISLETLHRVAAIACGGLDSLPHNGAVITLLGICGMTHRQSYKDIFVCTLVIPMIATLAIVMIGSMGI; encoded by the coding sequence GTGGATCTAGGAATCTTTGGCATTTTATTGTCATTAATACTGTTGATGTACTTTGCGTACAAAGGAATGTCAGTTATCTGGCTAGCACCGATTTTGGCACTGGTTGCCGCGCTTTTTTCCTCAGGCACATACCTTATGGCAAGCTACACCGAGGTATTCATGTCGAGCGCAGCTAACTACGTAAAACTCTATTTTCCTGCGTTTTTACTCGGGGCGATTTTCGGCAAAATCATGGATGTATCAGGTGCCGCGAAGACCATCGCACGAGTTATCACCACCAAAGTGGGCGAACAAAATGCCATCCTAGCGGTTGTACTTGCAGTCACAGTACTTACCTATGGTGGCGTGTCGATGTTTGTCGTCGTTTTTGCTGTTTATCCTATTGCTGCCCAAATCTTCCGTGATAGTAATGTGCCTAAACGTCTCATCCCTGGCACCATTGCACTAGGCTCGTTTACCTACACCATGACAGCACTACCAGGTTCACCACAGATCCAAAATACCATTGCGATGCCATTCTTCGGCACCACAGCTTACGCTGCACCAGTGCTCGGTATTATTGGTTCAGCCATCATGTTTGGTTTGGGTATGATGTGGCTAAAACGTCAAGAAAATCGCGCGCAACTGGCTGGTGAAGGATTTGGTGGAATAGTCGAACTCGAAGAGGAAGAAAACGAGAGTGATACCCCGTCTGTGATTAGTGCCTTTATCCCTATCATTATTGTGCTTGGTCTAAACTTTCTTATCGTTACTTTTTATTATCCAAATGCGCATACCGCTTATCTAAGTCAGTTCGGAACAACCGTGCAAAAAGTTCAAGGGATGTGGAGTTTAATCATCGCCTTAACCACCGCGATCACAGTTGCGCTAGTACTGTTTAGAAAATATATCCCTGATCCGCGTGATGCGATAAATGAGGGCGGTGAAAGCTCGATCATGCCTATTATGAATACCGCAGCGGCCGTTGGGTTTGGTAACGTGATCAAATCACTAAGCTCGTTTGAAGTGGTCAAAGAGATGGTGCTTTCAATCCCAGGCTCGCCGCTTTTCTCATTCGCGCTTTCAACCAGTTTACTAGCCGGCATCACCGGTTCTGCATCCGGCGGTTTGAGTATAGCGCTGGACGCATTAGGGGATGTCTACATCCAACAAGCCCAAACATTAGGGATCAGCTTAGAGACATTACACCGAGTTGCTGCTATTGCTTGTGGTGGATTGGACTCACTGCCACACAATGGCGCAGTAATCACCTTATTGGGAATTTGTGGTATGACACACCGTCAGTCATACAAGGATATTTTTGTTTGTACCTTAGTGATCCCAATGATAGCAACACTCGCAATCGTTATGATTGGTTCAATGGGTATCTAG
- a CDS encoding iron-containing alcohol dehydrogenase produces MSAKIVLPRIMHVGQGAALQAAEVLKTLQVNQPLIVTDKMMVQLGYVERIRQSLLEAGIESSLFADTIPEPTAASIQAGVEMIKEGGFDSIIAIGGGSAIDSAKAISVVGKLGGQVRDYKFPVDVSTEGLPIIAIPTTAGTGSEVTRVTVITDEKSDEKMLCMGLGFMPQAALVDYELTLSLPPRVTADCGLDALTHAIEAYVSQKANLFSDAQALTAMRLIGQNLRMAYRQPDNGAAREAMMLGSTLAGIAFSNASVALVHGMSRPIGAFFHVPHGLSNAMLLPCITEFSTPNAEDRYADCARAMGVATPSDSDVVACQKLVAELRALNQELCVPSLLAYGIDKEKFLGLTKTMAEQALASGSPLNNPRVPSVEDMVELYNKVWQEGDNE; encoded by the coding sequence ATGAGCGCAAAGATTGTATTACCGAGAATCATGCATGTTGGCCAGGGCGCGGCTTTGCAAGCTGCTGAAGTGCTTAAAACGTTGCAAGTCAATCAGCCGTTAATCGTTACCGACAAGATGATGGTACAACTTGGTTACGTTGAGCGTATTCGACAATCTCTATTAGAAGCGGGCATTGAATCTTCTCTATTTGCAGACACAATCCCTGAACCTACAGCTGCTTCAATTCAGGCTGGTGTTGAGATGATTAAAGAAGGGGGGTTTGATTCCATCATCGCAATTGGTGGCGGTAGTGCTATCGATAGTGCGAAAGCTATTTCGGTTGTGGGTAAACTGGGTGGCCAAGTTCGTGATTATAAATTTCCTGTTGATGTCTCAACCGAAGGATTGCCTATCATTGCGATCCCAACTACGGCTGGAACCGGGTCGGAGGTGACGCGTGTTACGGTGATCACTGATGAAAAAAGCGATGAAAAGATGCTGTGCATGGGACTTGGCTTTATGCCTCAAGCCGCATTAGTGGATTATGAACTCACGTTGAGCTTGCCGCCGCGAGTGACGGCTGATTGTGGTTTGGATGCACTAACTCATGCAATTGAAGCTTATGTCAGCCAGAAAGCAAACTTGTTTTCTGATGCACAAGCTCTTACAGCAATGCGTCTAATTGGCCAGAATCTACGAATGGCTTATCGACAACCTGATAACGGCGCAGCACGTGAAGCGATGATGTTAGGCTCAACCTTAGCAGGCATTGCTTTCTCAAATGCTTCTGTTGCGTTAGTGCATGGCATGAGCAGACCGATTGGTGCTTTCTTTCATGTGCCTCATGGCTTATCTAATGCGATGTTACTGCCTTGTATTACTGAGTTTTCTACACCTAACGCAGAAGATCGTTATGCCGACTGCGCTCGAGCAATGGGAGTGGCGACGCCAAGCGATAGTGATGTTGTAGCCTGTCAAAAATTAGTGGCTGAGCTTCGTGCTCTCAATCAAGAGCTTTGCGTACCATCATTACTGGCATACGGTATTGATAAAGAGAAGTTCTTGGGGCTAACCAAGACGATGGCTGAACAAGCGTTAGCTTCGGGATCGCCTCTGAATAATCCAAGAGTACCGTCAGTCGAAGATATGGTTGAACTGTACAACAAGGTTTGGCAAGAAGGTGACAACGAATAG
- a CDS encoding MurR/RpiR family transcriptional regulator, whose translation MDDYQILSDFEKQVHDKFDTLSPRLQQVALYLLANRITVAFATINDIAQQANVPPSTLVRFAKTFEHKGFSNIQKMFRASMLSEIPNYAERAKLAQASDSDVTPHALLKEFSLSNIESLSNLAREVDEVDLAKATALIAKANNVFVIGIGRSFSIASYLCYSLSHLDVASYLLNGVGGTLDEQLDALMPGDLLISVSFSPYAEETVAACSYAANKGVSQLAITDHPISPLASFGDVSIVIKETKVKDAFRTLSATQCLIQSLCLSLAFQ comes from the coding sequence ATGGACGATTATCAAATCTTAAGTGATTTTGAAAAACAAGTTCACGATAAGTTTGACACTTTAAGCCCTCGATTGCAGCAAGTGGCTTTGTATTTGCTGGCAAATAGAATTACCGTGGCATTTGCGACAATTAATGATATAGCCCAACAAGCCAACGTGCCCCCTTCAACACTAGTCCGATTTGCAAAAACTTTTGAACATAAAGGGTTTAGCAATATTCAGAAGATGTTTCGCGCCTCAATGCTGAGTGAAATACCGAATTATGCTGAACGGGCGAAGTTAGCTCAAGCGAGTGACAGTGATGTGACGCCTCATGCGTTACTTAAGGAGTTCTCTCTCTCCAATATAGAGTCGTTGAGCAATTTAGCTCGAGAGGTCGATGAAGTCGATTTGGCGAAAGCAACGGCGTTGATCGCTAAGGCTAATAATGTGTTTGTTATTGGTATAGGTCGTTCGTTTAGCATAGCGTCATATCTTTGCTATTCACTCTCTCATCTTGATGTTGCGAGTTATCTTTTAAACGGGGTGGGCGGTACGCTCGATGAGCAACTGGACGCGTTAATGCCCGGCGATTTACTGATCTCTGTGAGCTTTTCACCCTATGCAGAAGAAACGGTGGCCGCCTGCAGCTATGCAGCAAACAAAGGCGTTAGCCAACTGGCGATCACCGACCACCCAATTAGCCCGCTGGCCAGCTTTGGTGATGTTTCCATCGTGATAAAAGAGACCAAGGTGAAAGATGCATTTCGTACCTTATCCGCTACTCAGTGTTTAATTCAGTCGTTATGCCTGTCACTAGCATTCCAATAG
- a CDS encoding methylglyoxal synthase, whose product MKTVTRLMPAIKRIALVAHDNCKPELLQWIQDNQTRLSRHELCATGTTGALINQMTNLQIERMISGPMGGDQQIGARISRGDIDILIFFWDPLNAVPHDPDVKALLRIASVWNIPVATNRACAEFLLASPLFDQEVALEIPDYQDYLQRRT is encoded by the coding sequence ATGAAAACCGTTACGCGTCTTATGCCTGCCATTAAGCGGATTGCATTGGTTGCACACGATAACTGCAAACCCGAACTGCTGCAGTGGATCCAAGACAACCAAACTCGATTGAGTCGCCATGAGTTATGTGCAACCGGTACGACTGGAGCGCTAATTAACCAAATGACAAATTTGCAAATTGAACGAATGATAAGCGGTCCAATGGGGGGCGATCAGCAAATTGGTGCACGTATCTCAAGAGGCGATATTGATATCTTAATTTTCTTTTGGGACCCGTTGAATGCGGTACCGCATGACCCCGATGTAAAAGCATTATTACGGATTGCCAGTGTTTGGAACATACCGGTCGCGACAAACCGAGCTTGCGCGGAATTCCTGCTCGCATCGCCTTTGTTCGATCAAGAAGTTGCTTTGGAAATCCCTGATTATCAGGATTATCTACAACGCCGGACTTAG
- a CDS encoding sugar porter family MFS transporter, with protein MMVKHNILYATMICIIASLSGVMLGYDASVISGVIEPLTAYFQLTPAESGWAVSNVLFGCIFGALIVGSISNKYGRKRTLIFTAVLFFVSAIGSALATTFFWFVVYRMIGGFAVGMASAITPLYIAEVSPKNYRGRMLGLQQMLMVGGQMVVYIVNFMIVKGMAEAWVVDMGWRWMLASELVPITLFLLLVTFMPESPRWYAMVGRNDDALKVLSRLSNLEHAKKLLSEITDSIRQEESSKAASLNVSQILSNPKTRYIVLIGCVIATLQQLIGINILLYYAPSLLSNINANIQDSLFQSIFLGAALFIGVCVAIFMVDRVGRKPLLKFGAIGCMVCLILTSIQFIMGITGYLPVITLVMFVFIFGLSWSLGAWLLMSEIFPNRMRAVGMGIAFCAMYISNFSVTQTFPMMNRSDFLMEQFNGSFPLLMCAAFCLLGYWFIGRFLPETRGVSLENIEPLMLSKSKRFGNAQPDTPKEPLEDIVVSN; from the coding sequence ATGATGGTCAAACATAATATACTTTACGCTACGATGATATGTATTATCGCCTCGCTGAGCGGTGTTATGCTAGGATACGATGCCTCGGTAATATCTGGCGTTATCGAGCCTCTAACAGCTTACTTCCAACTGACTCCAGCGGAAAGTGGTTGGGCGGTATCTAACGTGCTCTTTGGTTGTATCTTTGGCGCATTGATAGTCGGATCAATCTCCAACAAATACGGTCGTAAGAGAACCCTCATCTTTACTGCCGTATTATTTTTTGTTTCTGCAATTGGCTCTGCACTCGCAACCACATTTTTCTGGTTTGTTGTTTATCGCATGATTGGCGGCTTTGCCGTGGGTATGGCCTCTGCCATTACGCCACTATACATCGCAGAAGTCTCTCCAAAAAACTACCGAGGTCGCATGCTTGGCTTACAGCAAATGCTGATGGTTGGCGGGCAAATGGTGGTGTATATCGTTAACTTTATGATCGTGAAAGGCATGGCTGAGGCATGGGTAGTCGATATGGGATGGCGCTGGATGCTAGCGTCTGAACTCGTGCCAATCACGCTGTTCTTATTACTGGTCACCTTCATGCCTGAATCGCCACGCTGGTATGCAATGGTAGGTCGTAATGATGATGCTTTGAAAGTACTCTCGCGACTGTCTAATCTAGAGCATGCGAAAAAACTACTCAGCGAAATTACTGACTCAATTCGCCAAGAAGAATCAAGTAAAGCCGCCAGTTTAAATGTCTCGCAAATTCTTTCTAATCCCAAAACTCGTTACATTGTACTGATTGGTTGTGTTATCGCGACACTGCAGCAACTTATTGGCATCAACATCCTACTTTACTACGCCCCATCACTTCTATCGAACATTAACGCCAACATCCAAGATTCTCTTTTCCAAAGTATTTTCCTTGGCGCAGCCTTGTTCATTGGTGTCTGTGTAGCGATCTTTATGGTTGACAGAGTCGGTCGCAAACCGCTACTGAAATTTGGTGCTATCGGTTGTATGGTGTGTCTAATTTTAACGTCAATTCAATTTATCATGGGGATCACCGGTTACCTGCCAGTCATTACACTGGTGATGTTTGTGTTCATCTTTGGTCTATCATGGAGCCTTGGTGCCTGGCTATTAATGTCTGAGATCTTCCCAAATCGTATGCGTGCCGTTGGGATGGGAATTGCATTTTGTGCCATGTACATCTCGAATTTTAGCGTGACACAAACGTTCCCGATGATGAACCGCAGTGACTTCTTAATGGAGCAATTTAATGGCTCATTCCCACTACTAATGTGTGCGGCATTCTGCTTGCTTGGTTACTGGTTTATTGGCCGTTTCTTACCAGAAACTCGTGGCGTTTCTTTGGAGAATATTGAACCATTGATGTTGTCTAAATCTAAACGTTTTGGCAATGCACAACCTGATACGCCAAAAGAGCCATTAGAAGACATTGTGGTGAGCAATTAA